The following proteins are co-located in the Paraburkholderia phytofirmans PsJN genome:
- a CDS encoding ABC transporter permease, with product MNDQPLREASGDKPGTAGGTGSVTPPADPSAPLASGKPAGTRLGFSNYLGLAGALLGMIVLFSLLSSHFLTYDTFSTIANQIPDLVVMSVGMTFVLIIAGIDLSVGSVLALGASVVSVAALKWGWGPLPSAVLGVAAAALTGTITGAVTVGWRIPSFIVSLGVLEAARGMAYQMTNSRTAYIGDAFDFLSNPIALGISPAFLIAVAVMVIAQLVLTRTVFGRYLVGIGTNEEAVRLAGVNPRPYKVIVFALMGALSGLAALFQISRLEAADPNAGQGVELQVIAAVVIGGTSLMGGRGSVISTFFGVLIISVLAAGLAQIGANEPTKRMITGAVIVVAVVLDTYRSRRKRA from the coding sequence ATGAACGATCAACCGTTGCGGGAAGCGTCGGGCGACAAGCCGGGTACGGCGGGCGGCACGGGCAGCGTGACACCGCCGGCCGATCCGTCGGCGCCGCTCGCGAGCGGCAAACCGGCCGGCACGCGGCTGGGCTTTTCGAATTACCTGGGGCTTGCCGGCGCGTTGCTCGGGATGATCGTGCTGTTCTCGCTGCTGAGTTCGCACTTTCTGACCTACGACACGTTCAGCACGATCGCCAACCAGATTCCGGATCTGGTGGTGATGTCGGTGGGGATGACCTTCGTGCTGATCATCGCCGGGATCGATCTGTCGGTGGGATCGGTGCTGGCGCTGGGCGCGTCGGTGGTCAGCGTGGCGGCGCTGAAGTGGGGCTGGGGGCCGTTGCCGTCGGCCGTGCTCGGCGTCGCCGCGGCGGCGTTGACCGGCACCATCACCGGCGCGGTGACGGTGGGCTGGCGGATTCCGTCGTTCATCGTCTCGCTCGGCGTGCTGGAAGCAGCGCGCGGCATGGCGTATCAGATGACGAATTCGCGCACCGCCTATATCGGCGACGCGTTCGACTTCCTGTCGAACCCGATCGCGCTCGGCATCTCGCCGGCGTTCCTGATCGCGGTGGCGGTGATGGTCATCGCGCAACTGGTGCTCACGCGCACGGTGTTCGGCCGCTATCTGGTCGGCATCGGCACCAACGAGGAAGCGGTGCGGCTCGCGGGCGTCAACCCGCGGCCGTACAAGGTGATCGTGTTCGCGCTGATGGGCGCGCTCTCGGGGCTGGCCGCGCTGTTCCAGATTTCGCGTCTGGAAGCGGCCGATCCGAATGCGGGCCAAGGCGTGGAACTGCAGGTGATCGCGGCCGTGGTGATCGGCGGCACGAGCCTGATGGGCGGGCGCGGCTCGGTGATCAGCACTTTTTTCGGCGTGTTGATTATTTCCGTGCTGGCGGCCGGCCTCGCGCAGATCGGCGCGAACGAGCCGACCAAGCGGATGATCACCGGCGCGGTGATCGTGGTGGCGGTGGTGCTGGATACGTATCGCAGCCGCCGCAAGCGGGCCTGA
- a CDS encoding AAA family ATPase, giving the protein MTHLVFICGHAGTGKTTLAKKLLGPLMKASATPFCLLDKDTLYGGYSAAAMAMLTGDSNDRDSPLFLQHLRDPEYRGLLDTARDNLELGVSALVVGPLSREVRERRLFDRAWLGVGTDVTLRVVWVFTSEEMARQRILARANPNDAYKLAHWDEYRQRRFEPSGDIRDDLLMFDNTAPASADYEALLARIVGEPRAATLMPPVPV; this is encoded by the coding sequence GTGACTCATCTGGTTTTCATCTGCGGTCACGCGGGCACCGGCAAGACCACGCTCGCGAAGAAACTGCTCGGCCCGCTAATGAAAGCGAGCGCGACGCCCTTCTGCCTGCTCGATAAAGACACGCTCTACGGCGGCTACAGCGCGGCCGCCATGGCCATGCTGACCGGCGATTCGAACGACCGCGACAGCCCGCTATTCCTGCAGCATCTGCGCGATCCCGAATATCGCGGCCTGCTCGATACTGCCCGCGACAATCTCGAACTCGGCGTCAGTGCGCTCGTGGTCGGGCCGCTCTCGCGCGAAGTACGCGAGCGGCGTCTGTTCGATCGCGCGTGGCTCGGTGTTGGTACGGACGTGACGCTGCGGGTCGTATGGGTCTTTACGTCGGAAGAGATGGCGCGTCAGCGGATTCTGGCGCGCGCCAATCCGAACGACGCGTACAAGCTTGCGCACTGGGACGAGTACCGGCAGCGCCGTTTCGAGCCCAGCGGCGACATCCGCGACGACCTGTTGATGTTCGACAATACCGCGCCTGCTTCGGCGGACTATGAAGCTCTGCTCGCGCGCATCGTCGGCGAGCCGCGGGCGGCGACGCTCATGCCGCCGGTGCCTGTGTAG
- a CDS encoding sugar ABC transporter ATP-binding protein, which yields MDSTDHDAVPAVLSVSGIGKTYAEPVLADISLSLRAGEVLALTGENGAGKSTLSKIIGGLVEPTAGTMQLGGVPYAPASRTQAEALGVRMVMQELNLLPTLSVAENLFLNRLPRAGAFSFGWIDRRKLREDARQAMAQVGLDAIDPDTLVGELGIGHQQMVEIARNLIDDCRVLILDEPTAMLTAREVDLLFEQIDRLKARGVALVYISHRLEELARVAEQIAVLRDGRLVHVDAMANLTSDEIVTWMVGRELGERIDLGVRNIGAPLLKVDRLTRGKVVREVSFEVRAGEIFGISGLIGAGRTELMRLIYGADPKDSGTVSLAATPGAPPTPVQIASPSDAVRAGIALITEDRKGEGLLLPQPIAANVSLGNIGSVARHGIVDAKRENALAQTQIAAMRIRTSGPGQIVGELSGGNQQKVVIGRWLARDCRVLLFDEPTRGIDVGAKFDIYGLMGALAREGRALVVVSSDLRELMLICDRIGVMSAGSMTGVFERDNWSQDALLAAAFAGYRSREALLHAAPDTSEAGSAS from the coding sequence ATGGACTCAACCGATCACGACGCCGTGCCCGCCGTCCTGTCTGTCAGCGGCATCGGCAAGACCTACGCCGAACCGGTGCTCGCCGACATTTCGCTGTCGTTGCGCGCCGGCGAGGTATTGGCGCTGACGGGCGAGAACGGCGCGGGCAAGAGTACGCTGTCCAAAATCATCGGCGGGCTGGTGGAGCCGACCGCCGGCACGATGCAACTCGGCGGCGTGCCGTATGCGCCGGCGAGCCGCACTCAGGCCGAGGCGCTCGGCGTGCGCATGGTGATGCAGGAACTGAATCTGCTTCCGACCTTGTCGGTGGCCGAAAATCTGTTCCTGAACCGCTTGCCGCGGGCCGGCGCGTTCAGCTTCGGCTGGATCGACCGGCGCAAGCTGCGCGAAGACGCGCGCCAGGCGATGGCGCAGGTCGGGCTCGACGCGATCGATCCGGACACGCTGGTCGGCGAGCTCGGCATCGGCCATCAGCAGATGGTGGAAATCGCGCGCAATCTGATCGACGACTGCCGCGTGCTGATCCTCGACGAGCCGACCGCGATGCTGACCGCGCGCGAAGTCGATCTGCTGTTCGAACAGATCGACCGGCTGAAGGCGCGCGGCGTGGCACTCGTCTACATCTCGCACCGGCTCGAAGAACTTGCGCGGGTGGCCGAGCAGATCGCGGTGCTGCGCGACGGCAGGCTGGTGCATGTCGACGCGATGGCCAACCTGACCAGCGACGAAATCGTCACATGGATGGTCGGCCGGGAACTCGGCGAGCGGATCGATCTGGGGGTGCGCAACATCGGCGCGCCGCTGTTGAAAGTGGACCGGCTCACGCGCGGCAAGGTGGTCCGCGAGGTGTCGTTCGAAGTGCGCGCGGGGGAAATTTTCGGCATCAGCGGCCTGATCGGCGCGGGCCGCACGGAGTTGATGCGGCTGATCTACGGCGCGGATCCGAAGGATAGCGGCACCGTTTCGCTGGCGGCAACGCCGGGCGCGCCACCCACGCCGGTGCAAATCGCTTCGCCTTCGGACGCGGTGCGCGCGGGCATCGCGCTCATCACCGAGGACCGTAAAGGCGAAGGCTTGCTGCTGCCGCAGCCGATCGCGGCCAACGTGTCGCTGGGCAATATCGGCAGCGTAGCGCGGCACGGCATCGTCGACGCGAAGCGGGAGAACGCGCTGGCGCAGACGCAGATCGCGGCGATGCGAATCCGTACGTCGGGGCCGGGGCAGATTGTCGGCGAACTGTCGGGCGGCAACCAGCAGAAGGTGGTGATCGGCCGCTGGCTGGCGCGCGATTGCCGTGTGCTGTTATTCGACGAACCCACGCGCGGCATCGACGTCGGCGCGAAGTTCGATATTTATGGCCTGATGGGTGCGCTGGCCCGTGAAGGGCGCGCGCTCGTCGTGGTGTCGAGCGACCTGCGTGAGCTTATGCTGATCTGCGACCGGATCGGCGTGATGTCCGCGGGCAGTATGACGGGTGTGTTCGAGCGCGATAACTGGTCGCAGGATGCGTTGCTGGCCGCGGCTTTTGCCGGTTATCGCAGCCGCGAAGCGTTGCTGCACGCCGCCCCCGACACCAGCGAAGCAGGGAGTGCGTCATGA
- the corA gene encoding magnesium/cobalt transporter CorA, with product MLINCAAYQDGRKLADIDIDSISDYVARPECFVWVALKDPGPGELGVMKHEFGLHELAIEDAQNGHQRPKIEEYGESLFAVMHTVEMDEEGELLIGEVDVFVGDNYVLSVRRGTRAGFQNVRARCEREPQLLKEGSAFVLYALADDIVDRYFPIIEAMNSEIEALEDRIFDRNNSAASRAIIQDLYSLKRRLVILQHHIAPLQEAISKLTGGRIPSICEGMQAYFRDVYDHLERIVRIIDGRREMVVTAVQVNLGMISLAESEVTKRLGSFAALFAVPTMIAGIYGMNFQSIPELHYQYGYPICLLVMLSVDLVLYWRFRKAGWL from the coding sequence ATGCTGATCAATTGCGCCGCCTATCAGGACGGCCGGAAGCTGGCAGACATCGACATCGATAGCATCAGCGACTACGTGGCGCGGCCCGAGTGTTTCGTCTGGGTGGCGCTGAAGGACCCGGGCCCGGGCGAACTGGGCGTGATGAAACACGAGTTCGGCCTGCACGAACTCGCGATTGAAGATGCGCAGAACGGCCATCAGCGTCCCAAGATCGAGGAGTACGGCGAGTCGCTGTTCGCCGTGATGCACACGGTGGAAATGGACGAAGAGGGCGAACTGCTGATCGGCGAAGTCGACGTGTTCGTCGGCGACAATTACGTGCTGTCGGTGCGGCGCGGCACCCGCGCCGGCTTTCAGAACGTGCGTGCCCGCTGCGAGCGCGAGCCGCAACTGCTCAAGGAAGGCTCGGCGTTCGTGCTGTACGCGCTTGCCGACGACATCGTCGATCGCTATTTCCCGATCATCGAGGCGATGAACAGCGAGATCGAAGCGCTCGAAGACCGCATTTTCGATCGCAACAATTCGGCGGCGTCGCGCGCGATCATTCAGGATCTGTACTCGCTGAAGCGGCGCCTCGTGATCCTGCAGCACCATATCGCGCCGTTGCAGGAAGCGATCAGCAAACTGACGGGAGGCCGCATTCCGAGCATCTGCGAAGGCATGCAGGCGTACTTCCGCGATGTCTACGACCACCTCGAACGGATTGTCAGGATCATCGACGGGCGGCGCGAAATGGTCGTCACCGCCGTGCAGGTCAACCTCGGCATGATTTCGCTGGCCGAGAGCGAGGTGACCAAACGGCTCGGTTCGTTCGCGGCGCTGTTCGCGGTGCCGACCATGATCGCCGGCATCTACGGGATGAATTTCCAGAGCATTCCCGAGTTGCACTACCAGTACGGCTATCCGATCTGTCTGCTGGTCATGCTGAGCGTCGACCTCGTGCTGTACTGGCGCTTCCGGAAGGCCGGCTGGCTTTGA
- a CDS encoding Lrp/AsnC family transcriptional regulator: MRPPRLDQLDDLDRNLVALLQANARESVANLARQLGVARTTVIARIARLERSNVIAGYSVRLGQDVLDSSIVAYVGIIIAPKHGPAVQKRLGKMPEVQLLCAVSGEFDYVAWLRADSPDRLNDLLDQIGELEGVERTTTSIILARKIDRGMV; this comes from the coding sequence ATGAGACCACCGCGCCTCGACCAACTCGACGACCTCGACCGCAACCTCGTTGCGCTGCTGCAAGCGAACGCTCGCGAGAGCGTCGCCAACCTCGCTCGCCAGCTCGGCGTGGCGCGCACCACGGTGATCGCGCGCATCGCGCGGCTCGAACGCAGCAACGTGATCGCCGGGTACAGCGTGCGGCTCGGCCAGGACGTGCTCGACTCGAGCATCGTGGCTTATGTCGGCATCATCATCGCGCCGAAGCATGGGCCTGCCGTGCAGAAACGCCTCGGCAAGATGCCGGAGGTGCAGTTGCTGTGCGCGGTGAGCGGCGAGTTCGATTACGTTGCGTGGCTGCGCGCCGATTCGCCTGATCGCCTGAACGATCTGCTCGATCAGATCGGCGAACTGGAAGGCGTGGAGCGGACCACGACTTCGATCATTCTGGCGCGCAAGATCGATCGCGGCATGGTGTGA
- a CDS encoding hydratase, which translates to MTPYDLANRLVEARRQHRPIDAPAPDCLPPDAATAYAIQQAVIAGLGDSTGAWKIGAKAPGGAAAGAPIPASLVFRSPARVAHDGFFRVLVELEIAFRFAEAIEPRGRAYARDEVLSKVGVVLPAIEIVDSRFAEWPNVAPLAQLADAQNNGALITGQPVAYAGLARGFDFVSPELELSFDGASLLPEATGNPAGDPRELLVWFVNHCAAMGITIEPEWTITTGSYVGAHRLDQAGVVRGHIDGLGEVEIELT; encoded by the coding sequence ATGACGCCATACGACCTCGCGAACCGCCTCGTCGAAGCACGCCGGCAGCATCGCCCGATCGACGCGCCCGCACCCGACTGCCTGCCGCCCGATGCGGCAACCGCTTACGCGATCCAGCAGGCGGTCATCGCAGGTCTCGGCGACTCGACCGGCGCCTGGAAGATCGGCGCCAAAGCGCCGGGCGGCGCTGCCGCGGGCGCGCCGATTCCGGCCTCGCTGGTGTTTCGATCGCCGGCGCGCGTCGCGCATGACGGCTTCTTCAGGGTGCTGGTCGAACTGGAAATCGCCTTCCGTTTCGCCGAGGCCATCGAACCGCGCGGCCGGGCCTATGCGCGCGACGAGGTGCTCTCCAAGGTCGGCGTCGTCTTGCCGGCCATCGAGATCGTCGATAGCCGCTTCGCCGAGTGGCCGAACGTCGCGCCGCTCGCGCAACTCGCCGACGCCCAGAACAACGGTGCATTGATCACAGGGCAGCCGGTCGCTTATGCCGGGCTCGCGCGCGGCTTCGACTTCGTGTCGCCGGAACTGGAACTGAGCTTCGACGGCGCTTCGCTACTGCCGGAAGCCACCGGTAATCCGGCCGGCGACCCGCGCGAACTGCTGGTGTGGTTCGTCAACCATTGCGCCGCCATGGGCATTACGATCGAACCCGAATGGACTATTACCACCGGTTCGTATGTCGGCGCGCACAGGCTGGACCAGGCGGGCGTCGTGCGCGGGCACATCGACGGCCTTGGGGAAGTGGAGATTGAACTGACCTGA
- a CDS encoding LacI family DNA-binding transcriptional regulator, with protein sequence MATIKDVAAAAGVSFTTVSHVVNNSRPVSADVRAKVEHAIRQLHYVPSAVARSLKARATATIGLVVPNATNPYFAELARGIEDGCSRNGYCVFFCNSDDDPAKQRNYLRVLQEKRIDGLIVASAGDDAVLAQTLADSHEPLVILDRNIEGLNADLVQIDHEKGGYLATRHLLELGHVRIGCITGPIQTAVSAMRVHGFIRAMTERGIEIPPDAIVESDFSGTGGHRAAAQLFDTIRPTAIFAGNDMMGIGALRAAAERNISVPRDCSIIGFDDIELGRFTYPALSTVGQSVRALGDMAAQTLIERIAGTSSGTPRAPGRRRVVSPRLIVRESTATWAGAAKRDLAA encoded by the coding sequence ATGGCGACGATCAAGGATGTAGCGGCTGCGGCAGGCGTGTCGTTCACGACGGTATCGCACGTGGTGAACAACTCGCGGCCGGTGTCGGCGGACGTGCGCGCGAAGGTCGAGCACGCGATCCGTCAGCTCCACTATGTTCCGTCGGCGGTGGCCCGCTCGCTGAAGGCGCGGGCCACGGCGACCATCGGGCTGGTCGTGCCGAACGCCACGAACCCGTACTTCGCGGAACTGGCGCGCGGCATCGAGGACGGTTGTTCGCGCAACGGCTACTGCGTCTTCTTCTGCAATTCCGACGACGATCCGGCCAAGCAGCGTAACTACCTGCGCGTGCTGCAGGAAAAGCGCATCGACGGTCTGATCGTCGCGTCCGCCGGCGACGACGCCGTGCTCGCGCAGACGCTCGCCGACTCGCACGAGCCGCTGGTCATTCTCGATCGCAACATCGAAGGGCTGAACGCGGATCTGGTGCAGATCGACCACGAGAAGGGCGGCTATCTGGCGACCCGGCATCTGCTCGAACTGGGGCATGTAAGGATCGGCTGCATCACCGGGCCGATTCAGACGGCGGTCAGCGCGATGCGCGTGCACGGCTTTATCCGCGCGATGACGGAGCGCGGCATCGAGATTCCGCCCGACGCGATCGTGGAAAGCGATTTTTCGGGCACCGGCGGCCACCGCGCGGCCGCGCAACTGTTCGACACGATCAGGCCAACGGCGATTTTTGCTGGCAACGACATGATGGGCATCGGCGCGCTGCGGGCCGCCGCGGAACGTAATATCAGCGTGCCGCGCGACTGCTCGATCATCGGTTTCGACGATATCGAACTGGGGCGTTTCACCTATCCGGCGCTCTCGACGGTCGGGCAATCCGTGCGCGCGCTCGGCGATATGGCCGCGCAGACGCTGATCGAGCGGATTGCCGGGACCTCGTCGGGCACGCCACGCGCGCCGGGCCGCCGGCGCGTGGTGTCGCCGCGGCTGATCGTGCGCGAATCCACCGCCACCTGGGCCGGCGCGGCCAAGCGCGATCTGGCCGCCTGA
- the cydX gene encoding cytochrome bd-I oxidase subunit CydX has product MWYFTWILGIGVALGFGIINVMWLEAGDKFTRDPQRARAVPATPEDAPS; this is encoded by the coding sequence ATGTGGTATTTCACCTGGATTCTGGGCATTGGCGTGGCGTTGGGCTTCGGCATCATCAACGTGATGTGGCTGGAGGCCGGCGACAAGTTCACGCGTGACCCGCAACGCGCCCGCGCCGTACCCGCCACACCCGAGGACGCGCCTTCGTGA
- a CDS encoding saccharopine dehydrogenase family protein → MKVAIVGAGLIGHTIAHMLRETGDYDVVAFDRDQHALDKLAAQGIPTHRVDSADAAALRAAVQGFDALINALPYYLAVNVASAAKGAGVHYFDLTEDVRATHAIRAIADDADHAFMPQCGLAPGFIGIAAHELANRFTEIRDVKMRVGALPEFPTNALKYNLTWSVDGLINEYCQPCEAIRDSRTQWVQPLEGLEHFSLDGTEYEAFNTSGGLGTLCETLSGRVESLDYKSVRYPGHRNLMQFLLEDLRLASDRDTLKTIMRRSVPSTAQDVVLVFITVSGMRDGQLVQEVFTRKIFAKTVCGVPMSAIQITTAGAMCAVLDLFREQKLPQKGFVRQEQVSLRDFLANRFGQLYEGQALETMATV, encoded by the coding sequence ATGAAAGTAGCCATCGTTGGCGCAGGTTTGATCGGTCACACCATCGCCCACATGTTGCGCGAGACCGGCGACTACGACGTCGTCGCATTCGACCGCGACCAGCACGCGCTCGACAAACTCGCCGCCCAGGGCATTCCGACCCACCGCGTGGATTCCGCCGATGCCGCCGCGCTGCGCGCCGCCGTGCAAGGCTTCGACGCGCTCATCAACGCGCTGCCGTATTACCTCGCGGTGAACGTGGCCTCGGCGGCCAAGGGCGCGGGCGTGCATTACTTCGATCTGACGGAAGACGTGCGCGCCACGCATGCGATCCGTGCGATCGCCGACGACGCCGATCACGCTTTCATGCCGCAATGCGGTCTCGCGCCGGGCTTCATCGGCATCGCCGCGCACGAACTGGCGAACCGCTTCACGGAAATCCGCGACGTCAAGATGCGCGTGGGCGCGCTGCCGGAATTCCCGACCAACGCGCTGAAGTACAACCTGACGTGGAGCGTCGACGGTCTCATCAACGAGTACTGCCAGCCGTGCGAAGCGATTCGCGACAGCCGCACGCAGTGGGTGCAGCCGCTCGAAGGCCTCGAACATTTCTCGCTCGACGGCACCGAATACGAAGCCTTCAACACCTCCGGCGGCCTCGGCACGCTGTGCGAGACGCTGTCGGGACGGGTCGAGTCGCTCGACTACAAGTCGGTGCGCTATCCGGGTCACCGCAACCTGATGCAGTTCCTGCTCGAAGACCTGCGTCTTGCCAGCGACCGCGACACGCTCAAGACCATCATGCGCCGCTCGGTGCCCTCCACGGCGCAAGACGTGGTGCTGGTGTTCATCACGGTGAGCGGCATGCGCGACGGTCAACTGGTGCAGGAAGTCTTCACTCGCAAGATCTTCGCGAAGACGGTGTGCGGCGTGCCGATGAGCGCGATCCAGATCACCACGGCCGGCGCGATGTGCGCGGTGCTCGATCTGTTCCGCGAACAGAAGCTGCCGCAGAAGGGCTTCGTGCGCCAGGAGCAGGTGTCGCTGCGCGATTTCCTCGCGAACCGCTTCGGCCAGTTGTACGAAGGGCAGGCACTGGAGACGATGGCGACGGTCTGA
- a CDS encoding sugar ABC transporter substrate-binding protein: MSQRIRRRILTAAVLATATAALPLSSAYAQSAPAHKPKVALVMKSLANEFFLTMETGAKDYQKHNPSQFDLITNGIKDETDTANQIRIVEQMIVSKVDAIVLAPADSKALVPVVKKAVDAGIIVVNIDNRLDPEVLKSKDLNVPFVGPDNRKGAQKVGDYLAKKLKAGDEVGIIEGVSTTTNAQQRTAGFKDAMQKVGAKVVSVQSGEWEIDKGNAVASAMLNEYPNLKALLAGNDNMAIGAVSAVRAAGKQGKVLVVGYDNINAIKPMLKDGRVLATADQYAAKQAVFGIDTALKALSGHKKQAELSGVVETPCDLVTK; encoded by the coding sequence ATGAGCCAACGCATTCGCCGCCGCATCCTGACGGCCGCCGTCCTCGCTACCGCTACCGCCGCCTTGCCGTTGTCCTCCGCTTACGCGCAGAGCGCGCCGGCTCATAAGCCGAAGGTGGCGCTGGTGATGAAGTCGCTCGCCAACGAGTTCTTCCTCACGATGGAGACCGGCGCGAAGGACTATCAGAAGCACAACCCGTCGCAGTTCGACCTGATCACCAACGGCATCAAGGACGAGACCGATACGGCGAACCAGATCCGCATCGTCGAGCAGATGATCGTGTCGAAGGTCGACGCGATCGTGCTGGCGCCGGCCGACTCGAAGGCGCTGGTGCCGGTCGTCAAGAAAGCGGTGGACGCGGGCATCATCGTCGTGAACATCGACAACCGGCTCGACCCGGAGGTGCTCAAGTCGAAAGACCTGAACGTGCCGTTCGTCGGCCCGGATAACCGCAAGGGCGCGCAGAAGGTCGGCGACTACCTGGCGAAGAAGCTGAAGGCGGGCGACGAGGTCGGCATCATCGAAGGCGTGTCGACTACTACCAACGCGCAGCAGCGCACCGCGGGCTTCAAGGACGCGATGCAGAAGGTCGGCGCCAAGGTCGTCTCGGTGCAATCGGGTGAATGGGAAATCGACAAGGGCAACGCGGTGGCCTCGGCCATGCTCAACGAGTATCCGAACCTGAAGGCGCTCCTCGCCGGCAACGACAACATGGCGATCGGCGCGGTCTCGGCCGTGCGCGCAGCGGGCAAGCAAGGCAAGGTGCTGGTGGTCGGCTACGACAACATCAATGCGATCAAGCCGATGCTCAAGGACGGCCGCGTGCTCGCCACCGCGGATCAGTACGCTGCCAAGCAAGCGGTGTTCGGTATCGACACCGCGCTGAAGGCGCTCAGCGGACACAAGAAGCAGGCGGAACTCTCCGGCGTGGTGGAAACGCCGTGCGATCTGGTCACGAAGTAA
- a CDS encoding methyl-accepting chemotaxis protein, with protein MLNKGITIKARIGLTMAFLAALLVAIGVFGLFGMSRSNDAYKDTFTNAMPSAVDIGNAELFAARERLALDRAAFMIGTPEVAATLERARGMRATSDMWWKKYMDMSREPDEDRLAQDVVSKREALHQQMDAFATIVAASDSPKLVDGAKRLQVAYNDLANSDDVLRKYQFTSAREGYDSAQSSFGVFRMVSMSALLIGVLAAVISYLTLSRAIARPLDAALGHFDAIAAGDLRRPVVVTSRDEMGQLLDGIAKMQRSLTETVRTVRSGSESIATATRQIAAGNIDLSSRTEEQASALQETASSMEELTGTVKQNADNARQASSLAANASEIANKGSAVVGQVVGTMGDINQSSAKIADIISIIEGIAFQTNILALNAAVEAARAGEEGRGFAVVAGEVRSLAQRSSAAAKEIKELIDTSVERVQSGSALVDEAGRTMTEIIGAVQRVTDIMGEIAAASEEQSSGIDQVARAVTQMDEVTQQNAALVEEAAAAASSLEDQAGKLRTAVAVFHLEESGYKAPVSTPPKRASTPLRSVVARKVSHTRAAQPAPHAAVATNAPAAAQPAAATTRAPAKATASAGGDQDWETF; from the coding sequence ATGTTGAACAAGGGCATTACGATCAAGGCGCGGATTGGCCTCACGATGGCTTTTCTCGCCGCGCTGCTCGTCGCCATCGGCGTATTCGGTCTGTTCGGCATGAGCCGTTCGAACGACGCCTATAAGGACACGTTCACCAACGCCATGCCGAGTGCGGTCGATATCGGCAACGCCGAGCTTTTCGCCGCGCGCGAGCGCCTCGCGCTCGATCGCGCGGCGTTCATGATCGGCACGCCGGAAGTGGCGGCGACGCTCGAGCGCGCGCGCGGCATGCGCGCCACGTCCGACATGTGGTGGAAGAAGTACATGGACATGTCGCGCGAGCCGGACGAAGACCGCCTTGCGCAGGACGTCGTTTCCAAACGTGAGGCGCTGCATCAGCAGATGGACGCCTTCGCGACGATCGTCGCCGCGAGCGACTCGCCCAAACTGGTCGACGGCGCCAAGCGTTTGCAAGTCGCCTACAACGACCTCGCCAATTCCGACGACGTGTTGCGCAAATACCAGTTCACGTCGGCGAGAGAGGGCTACGACTCCGCGCAAAGCAGCTTCGGCGTGTTTCGCATGGTCAGCATGAGCGCCTTGCTGATCGGCGTGCTGGCGGCGGTGATCTCGTACCTGACCTTAAGCCGCGCGATCGCCCGGCCGCTCGATGCCGCCCTCGGCCATTTCGACGCGATTGCGGCGGGCGATCTGCGCCGCCCGGTCGTCGTGACTTCGCGCGACGAAATGGGGCAGTTGCTCGACGGCATCGCCAAAATGCAGCGCAGTCTCACCGAAACGGTGCGTACCGTGCGTAGCGGCAGCGAATCGATTGCGACGGCCACGCGTCAGATCGCGGCCGGCAATATCGACCTGTCCTCGCGTACCGAAGAGCAGGCGTCGGCGCTGCAGGAAACCGCGTCGAGCATGGAAGAGCTGACCGGCACGGTCAAGCAGAACGCCGACAACGCCCGCCAGGCGAGTTCGCTGGCGGCCAATGCGTCGGAGATCGCCAACAAGGGCAGCGCGGTGGTCGGCCAGGTGGTCGGCACGATGGGCGACATCAATCAAAGCTCGGCCAAGATCGCCGACATTATTTCGATCATCGAAGGGATTGCGTTCCAGACCAACATCCTCGCCCTGAATGCGGCCGTGGAAGCGGCGCGGGCCGGTGAGGAAGGGCGCGGTTTCGCGGTCGTGGCCGGTGAAGTGCGCAGTCTCGCGCAGCGTTCGTCGGCGGCGGCGAAGGAAATCAAGGAACTGATCGACACCTCGGTGGAGCGCGTGCAGTCGGGCTCGGCGCTGGTCGACGAAGCCGGCCGCACCATGACCGAGATCATCGGCGCAGTGCAGCGCGTGACCGACATCATGGGCGAAATCGCCGCGGCTTCGGAGGAGCAGAGCAGCGGGATCGATCAGGTGGCGCGCGCCGTCACGCAAATGGACGAAGTCACGCAGCAGAACGCGGCACTGGTCGAAGAAGCGGCGGCCGCGGCGTCGTCGCTCGAAGATCAGGCCGGCAAACTGCGTACCGCGGTGGCCGTGTTCCACCTCGAAGAAAGCGGTTACAAGGCGCCCGTCAGTACGCCGCCGAAGCGCGCATCGACGCCGCTGCGTTCGGTGGTCGCGCGCAAGGTCTCGCACACTCGCGCCGCGCAGCCCGCGCCGCACGCCGCGGTCGCGACGAACGCGCCGGCGGCGGCACAGCCCGCCGCCGCGACGACACGCGCGCCTGCTAAAGCGACCGCCAGCGCGGGCGGCGATCAGGATTGGGAAACGTTCTGA